In Luteitalea sp. TBR-22, one genomic interval encodes:
- the fabG gene encoding 3-oxoacyl-ACP reductase FabG: MRLDLSGKVAIITGASRGIGRQTALTLASAGAAVVLTSRGDAAEAVAAEVTAAGGQALALAADVADAEAVQRVIDATLERFGRIDVLVNNAGITRDQLLLRMKREDWDAVLATNLTGTFLCTQGVLKTMLKQRQGRIISISSVVGQSGNPGQTNYAATKAGIIGFSKALAREVASRSITVNVVAPGLIDTDMTREISTDAQANWTSAIPLGRLGTPEDVAAAVCFLASDAAGYITGQVLAVNGGMYA; this comes from the coding sequence GTGAGGCTCGATCTCTCAGGCAAGGTAGCCATCATCACGGGCGCGTCGCGCGGCATCGGCCGACAGACGGCCCTGACGCTCGCGTCGGCGGGCGCCGCCGTCGTCCTCACCTCGCGTGGGGATGCCGCCGAGGCCGTCGCCGCGGAGGTGACGGCGGCCGGCGGGCAGGCGCTCGCGCTGGCGGCCGACGTGGCCGACGCCGAGGCGGTGCAACGGGTCATCGACGCCACCCTCGAGCGGTTCGGGCGGATCGACGTCCTGGTGAACAACGCCGGCATCACGCGCGACCAGTTGCTGCTGCGGATGAAGCGCGAGGACTGGGACGCCGTGCTGGCCACCAACCTCACCGGCACGTTCCTCTGCACGCAAGGCGTGCTGAAGACGATGCTGAAGCAGCGTCAGGGACGGATCATCAGCATCAGCTCGGTGGTGGGCCAGAGCGGCAACCCCGGGCAGACCAATTACGCGGCGACCAAGGCCGGCATCATCGGCTTTTCGAAGGCGCTCGCGCGCGAGGTCGCCTCGCGGTCCATCACCGTCAACGTGGTGGCCCCGGGGCTCATCGACACGGACATGACGCGGGAGATCAGCACGGACGCCCAGGCCAACTGGACGTCGGCGATCCCGCTCGGTCGTTTGGGCACGCCGGAGGATGTGGCCGCGGCGGTGTGCTTCCTTGCATCAGACGCGGCCGGGTACATCACGGGGCAGGTGCTCGCCGTCAACGGCGGCATGTATGCCTGA